A section of the Pristiophorus japonicus isolate sPriJap1 chromosome 4, sPriJap1.hap1, whole genome shotgun sequence genome encodes:
- the LOC139262572 gene encoding ferritin heavy chain, oocyte isoform-like has protein sequence MASQVRQNYHQDCEDAVNKQINMELYSSYVYLSMSFYFDRDDVALRHFAEFFKEQSHEEREHAEKLMEFQNRRGGRIILADIKKPGEDEWSNGLEAMQRALQMEKNVNQSLLDLHKHSTGNTDPHLCDFLETHYLDEQVKMIKKLGDHITNLKRLGAPENGLGEYLFDKHTLGESVF, from the exons ATGGCTTCTCAAGTGCGTCAGAATTACCACCAGGattgtgaggatgctgtcaacaagcagatcaacatggagctctattcctcctatgtttatctctctatg tccttctactttgaccgggatgatgttgccctgcgtcactttgctgagttcttcaaggagcagtcacatgaggaacgtgagcatgctgagaaactgatggaattccagaatcggcgtggaggCCGAATCATCTTGGCAGACATCAAG AAACCAGgggaggatgagtggagcaatggtttgGAGgccatgcagagagctctgcagatggagaagaatgtgaaccagagtctgctggatctgcacaaacactccactgggaacactgaccctcat ttgtgtgacttcctggagacccactacttggatgaacaagtgaagatgatcaagaagcttggagatcacatcaccaacctgaagagactgggagcccctgagaatggcctgggagagtacctgtttgacaagcacaccttGGGGGAGAGTGTCTTCTGA